The following is a genomic window from Tursiops truncatus isolate mTurTru1 chromosome 7, mTurTru1.mat.Y, whole genome shotgun sequence.
CATCTGCTGGCTGTGTATGCTTTATTCCTCCACCAGAATCACTTTTAAGGATCTAGTGAAACCGAAGCACCTACTTCTTGTCCTTCCCTGCCATTAACTGTTCAATATTTCATCCTTTAATGAAAAACCACAGCTGATTTATGCATCAGGTTGTTACAGTTGTTCAGTGATACGAACTAACCTAACAGGTGTTTGTGCTTGCCCCACATGAATACATCCTGAGACAACAGAAGTCTAGAAGTGGTTTCAGAGTAGTGGCTTTCAACATTACTCACTTTGTCCCTTCAAACTTCCCCACCTAACAAAGTTGGAAACATGCAGACCAGAGAAGTATTAAGGAGGGAGGAatagctggggtggggggcaatcTGTGAAGGAAGAAGGCCTGAGATAATGCAGCCACATCGAAGAACAGCTGTGCTCACTGCCTTGCTTTTGTGGTGGCAGGTCAGGGAGCCCCGGGCTCCAGCTGCTTGAGTTTCTCCTGCAGCCCCTGGAGCTGGCTTCGACCCCAGTCGATGCGGATCTGAAGGTTGGCCATGTCTGCAGCCAGCTGCAGAcctagaagaagaggagagactgTCACCATGGTATCTGTGGTGACAAATGACTCAGGGGGCTCTGGACATCCCCAGGCCTCTCTGGCCTTCACACTCTTCCTAAAACATTCCAGGTATAGCCTTGCATTGGCTCCTCGAGAACCTCACTGGACCCATACCCTCATGTCCTTCAGGTCGTTGctaaaatgtcacctcctcaggatACTTCCTTGACCCCCTTATATCACCCACCAAGAACTAAAAATTCACAGATCATAATATAGTCTCATgcccttatttccttccttgttttctcCATTATCATAGCCCCTCACTGCTCTTGTCCTCTCTCCTTCTACCTGTTTTCTCTGCCCCCAAGATTGGTCCACACTCTGGATCCACCTCTACGTTGCTTTCACCTGATGCTTCTCCTGGAGCAGCTGCTGTCAAGTCCTCTGGGCCATCCACACCACCCAGTCCACTGGCCAGTCCTGTCTTCAGCCTAACTGCCTGGCAGCAGAGCTGGCCACACACCTGATCACCTCCCTCCAGGGCACATCTTACCCTCTTGGTGTTGCTCCTGCCTCACTGTTGCTTCTAAGTCTCCTCGACtggtttcttcccttcttttttctcttacttcCTGTCCACATTCCCAGGACCTCTGCTGATCTTATCTCATTTCAACCTTAATGCTGTGTCTGTTAGCAACTTGGGAATTTAAAACCAGTGTTATGCAGTGGGTTCCCAAatctctctctccagcccagTCCTCTTCCAAACTCCAGATGCATGTGGCCAACCATCTGATCAGAATCTCCACCACACAGTACCAGGAACACCCCCACACCACTCCTGACTTCCCCTCGGCTGTTGCTGCTCCGCAGCCCTCCCACTCAGGTGAGGGTATCCACCCTTTTAAGCATTCTGGCTAGAAACTGTGGGCTCATCCTTCACTCCACTCCTTCCCTTACTGCCCAGTTGATCTGTCAGCAAATCCTGTGGCTTTTACTTGAAAAAACATGCAGCTTTCCACCACTTACCCGATCCTCCActgccctcccccccgcccccctccactAGACCACTGGCCTCCTCTCTGCTATTCCAGATACAACCTTGCCTCAGAGCTCTGCCCTGGCTGGTCCCTGCACCTAGAACACTGTCCCCCCAGATCACCAAAGCTCTCTCCTTCATCTCTTCAGAGGCCTTTCCAGGCTACCATTCAAAAAACAGCTTCCCCAGCCCACTCCATACTCTACCTTATTTTTTCATAGCAAGTCTCATTACCTGGTATTATATTTAGGGCCTACTTATTTGTTTGCATGTTGTTTTTCTGccctcaataaaataaacatcCCATGAAGCTGTCTGTCCCTTTTGTTTACTGCCAGCACCTAATATGAACCTGGAACTCTGCCAACAGCGAATAAACGCTTTTTGAAAAAACAGAAGGTGTGCAACAAAAGTCTGCAATGGAGAAAACCTGCAAAGCCCTTTGCAGACTAATCCCAGCCTTGGCATTAGTGCTCAAGTGCTCCCTGTAGATAGGGGGTCCACTCACCCTCCCGGAAGCTGGCTTGAGCTTGCCGTAGACTGTGAGGAACCAGGATTCCAAACCAGTTCAGAGGgtcctggggagctggggaggggtctGGCTCCGGGGTCCTCGTGAGACCCTTGCGCCTGCGAAGAACTGTAAAAAGAAAGGCTGGAGGTTGGGGGGATTGTTACCTGGCCTTTGTTTTCTCAGTGACACAATGTTAAACTTCATTTGAGCTCATGATCCTAGAAAATACCGATAGTTGGAAAATCCTCTCAACCTTTTATGTTCTGGAAAACAGCTTACTACAAAGAACCACCCTTCCCCTTGTGGTTCATGTGAATCTGTCCACTCTTTCTCTTGACTATCATAAAACCAGCAAATGACACCCCTTGTTTATCCGTGAAAAAGCCACACACTGACTTTTCCCATTTCGCCTGAACATGCTGAAAGGCCAGACAGACCCTTCAACTCCCTGTTCTTTGTCTCAcgaatgattaactgagattagaAGCTTGTCCCGCTGAAACTAGCTAGACAAAAATATCTTCTGCGCAGCTGAGACTTCCTCTGATTGCAAAACAATCCCAACTGTAAAGGACCTCACCTAtaactttctctctctgcctgtaaAAGTCTAAAGCAAAAAACCACTCTGCTGAGACATTCTACATTCTGATCTTCAGGTCTGGGGTGCTCTCTCTATCGTTAACAGCCTAAATAAAATCATCTCCCCTGTTGTCCTATGCCTTTTGTCTTTGACATCGGAAGGGGCCCTACGGGAAGaaggggcggggggactcacctGCCTCGCGGGGTCCCACCTCCTCTGGAGTCTGGGTGCCGCCTCTCACCATCCAGAACTTCTGGGGTCCGTCCTGGGCCTCGCTAAAGAACGAGAAGGGAGGCTAGACCTTTGGCGGCCCCgacctggcccctgcctgcccacccGCTGCAGCGTGAAAGGGACCTCACCTGGTGCAGACGTGGACCTGGGGCTCCATGCGGGAGGCATACTGCAGAGGCCCTACCGACTTCGCACCCATGGCGTAGCGAGCTTTGGAGAGCGAGAGCCAGccctgggaagagagaggagagcgGTGAAACTCAGTAACCTTCACGTGCCGGCCCGCCCGCCCCAggctcccacctcctccacccGGGCGTTCAGCGCCGCCCGCTTCGCCTCCAGTTCCTCCAGGTCCCCGAGCAGCTGCAGGAGAAGGGAGTCCAACTCGGCTCGCGGGTCCCGCGCCGCCATGGGCTCCACACAGAGTCAGTAGCCGGCTCCCCAGGTCGCCCAATCAGCGTCCGCCGTGCCAGAAGGACAGCCAATAGGCGCGTGAGGTCCGTCCCCCGAGGGGGCGTTCCCAACCTTGGGCCGAGACGCCCACTGGGTGGAGGCGACTCGCTGAGTTCCTTTCAGGATAAGCACCCTCAGAGCAGCGGCCCGGGGAGGTGATTAGCGCCTCGTCACGCGAGCACCGGAAGGGGATCAGCCACCCGGACAGTCGGCGAGAGCTGTGGGTGTCTCCGAATCGCTTTTGGAATCGGCCGTTTTTTAAAGTACGTCTGTCGCAGTGGCGATGGAAGGAGGCATAGCTGTTCGGCAACCATTTTAAGGGAGGAGCGGCTTTAAATTCAATTCTAGAACCGGCCGCTAGGCGATCATCCGGTCAATCGCTGTGCAGCTTTTACAGTTGCTGCACTATTTCGAGCCTACAATTATGATTATTTTAGCTGTTCGTCGTCTTCTAATTAACATCCCGTTCCGCACGTTAGGTAGTGAAACCATGACCGACGCCTTTATTAACGGCCGTTCTAAGCCACGTGACAGCACcttgacaccccccccccccccacgcctaGTGGTTGCTCCAGCTTCGGGCTGGCCAATCGCCTTGCGACTCCCAGCCATTTTAACTTTGGGCAT
Proteins encoded in this region:
- the VMA22 gene encoding coiled-coil domain-containing protein 115 isoform X1 → MAARDPRAELDSLLLQLLGDLEELEAKRAALNARVEEGWLSLSKARYAMGAKSVGPLQYASRMEPQVHVCTSEAQDGPQKFWMVRGGTQTPEEVGPREAAFLFTVLRRRKGLTRTPEPDPSPAPQDPLNWFGILVPHSLRQAQASFREGLQLAADMANLQIRIDWGRSQLQGLQEKLKQLEPGAP
- the VMA22 gene encoding coiled-coil domain-containing protein 115 isoform X2, whose protein sequence is MAARDPRAELDSLLLQLLGDLEELEAKRAALNARVEEGWLSLSKARYAMGAKSVGPLQYASRMEPQVHVCTSEAQDGPQKFWMVRGGTQTPEEVGPREAVLRRRKGLTRTPEPDPSPAPQDPLNWFGILVPHSLRQAQASFREGLQLAADMANLQIRIDWGRSQLQGLQEKLKQLEPGAP